The Vigna unguiculata cultivar IT97K-499-35 chromosome 6, ASM411807v1, whole genome shotgun sequence genome contains a region encoding:
- the LOC114187487 gene encoding polygalacturonase At1g48100-like produces the protein MSLIRWCFILWVTMIIFIHNWDSVEGRYHYHKGQKKSPSPAPEEPSSPSPSPPSISPGVPSDPYPSDPGDSPSNCIFDVRSFGAVGDGSADDTQSFVAAWKAACAVESGVVLVPENYCFKITSTIFTGPCKPGLVFQVDGTLMAPDGPESWPKEDSHSQWLVFYRLDQMTLTGKGTIEGNGEQWWDLPCKPHRGPDGKTVSGPCDSPTMIRFFMSSNLVLSGVKIQNSPMFHVKFDGCQGVLIDKLSISSPKLSPNTDGIHLGNTKGVGIYNSMISNGDDCISIGPGCSDVDIEGVTCAPTHGISIGSLGVHNSQACVSNLTVRNTIIKESDNGLRIKTWQGGTGSVSGLRFENIQMENVRNCIIIDQYYCLSKECLNQTSAVHVNNVIYKNIKGTYDVRTPPIHFACSDSVACTNITLSEIELLPYEGALVDDPFCWNAYGTQETMTIPPLDCLREGEPDTVVELSAYECSS, from the exons ATGAGTCTGATTCGATGGTGTTTTATCCTATGGGTTACCATGATTATTTTTATCCATAATTGGGATAGTGTGGAAGGAAGATACCACTATCACAAGGGGCAGAAGAAAAGTCCTTCCCCTGCACCAGAGGAACCTTCTTCACCTTCACCTTCACCTCCTTCCATTTCCCCTGGTGTTCCCTCTGACCCTTATCCCAGTGATCCTGGGGATTCCCCTTCAAACTGCATTTTCGATGTAAGATCCTTTGGGGCAGTTGGAGATGGTTCAGCTGATGACACACAATCATTCGTGGCAGCATGGAAAGCAGCTTGTGCAGTAGAGTCAGGAGTTGTTCTTGTTCCAGAAAATTACTGTTTCAAGATAACTTCGACTATCTTTACAGGTCCATGCAAGCCTGGACTGGTATTTCAA GTGGATGGTACTCTCATGGCACCTGATGGACCAGAATCATGGCCTAAGGAAGACAGCCACAGTCAATGGCTTGTGTTCTATCGACTCGATCAAATGACTCTTACTGGGAAAGGAACCATAGAAGGCAATGGGGAACAGTGGTGGGATCTTCCTTGCAAACCTCACCGG GGTCCCGATGGAAAAACTGTATCAGGACCATGTGACAGCCCAACA ATGATACGGTTCTTCATGAGCTCCAATTTGGTGCTGAGTGGGGTAAAGATTCAAAACAGTCCTATGTTCCACGTGAAATTCGATGGTTGCCAAGGAGTACTGATAGACAAGTTGTCAATTTCTTCTCCTAAACTCAGTCCAAATACTGACGGAATCCACTTAGGAAACACAAAGGGTGTTGGGATATATAACTCCATGATAAGCAATG GTGACGATTGCATCTCGATTGGACCCGGGTGCTCAGACGTGGACATAGAGGGTGTTACTTGTGCTCCCACCCATGGTATTAG CATTGGAAGCCTCGGAGTGCACAATTCGCAGGCATGTGTCTCAAACTTAACTGTTCGCAACACCATCATAAAGGAATCAGACAATGGCCTGAGAATCAAGACATGGCAAGGTGGAACGGGGTCAGTGAGTGGCCTAAGATTTGAAAACATCCAAATGGAGAATGTGAGGAACTGCATCATCATTGACCAGTACTACTGCTTGTCGAAAGAGTGTCTGAATCAAACTTCAGCAGTGCATGTAAACAATGTGATATATAAGAACATAAAGGGTACTTATGATGTGAGAACTCCTCCTATACACTTTGCTTGCAGTGACAGTGTGGCATGCACCAACATAACACTCTCTGAGATAGAGCTTTTGCCATACGAAGGGGCATTAGTAGATGACCCTTTTTGCTGGAATGCTTATGGAACTCAAGAGACCATGACTATACCTCCACTTGATTGCTTAAGAGAAGGTGAACCTGATACAGTGGTGGAGCTCTCTGCCTACGAATGTAGTAGTTAA
- the LOC114187482 gene encoding uncharacterized protein LOC114187482 isoform X2 has protein sequence MPSLQTALPPELANNALRLYRECLRRAKYIGHRKHNTELLVDMVRQQFKKHKHETDPEKIQKLKDEFVSGSAVLQGGLSITYCMSQSK, from the exons ATGCCGTCCCTTCAAACTGCTCTGCCTCCTGAGCTCGCCAACAATGCTCTTAGG CTCTACCGTGAATGTCTTCGCAGAGCTAAATATATTGGTCATCGG AAACATAACACAGAGCTTCTTGTTGATATGGTGAGACAACAGTTTAAGAAACACAAGCATGAGACAGATCCTGAGAAGATTCAGAAGTTGAAGGATGA ATTTGTTTCTGGTTCTGCAGTGCTGCAAGGGGGCTTATCAATCACATATTGTATGAGTCAGAGCAAATGA
- the LOC114187482 gene encoding uncharacterized protein LOC114187482 isoform X1, with amino-acid sequence MPSLQTALPPELANNALRLYRECLRRAKYIGHRKHNTELLVDMVRQQFKKHKHETDPEKIQKLKDDAARGLINHILYESEQMTGSKFSKTKQPNK; translated from the exons ATGCCGTCCCTTCAAACTGCTCTGCCTCCTGAGCTCGCCAACAATGCTCTTAGG CTCTACCGTGAATGTCTTCGCAGAGCTAAATATATTGGTCATCGG AAACATAACACAGAGCTTCTTGTTGATATGGTGAGACAACAGTTTAAGAAACACAAGCATGAGACAGATCCTGAGAAGATTCAGAAGTTGAAGGATGA TGCTGCAAGGGGGCTTATCAATCACATATTGTATGAGTCAGAGCAAATGACAGGTTCTAAATTTAGCAAGACTAAGCAGCCTAACAAATGA
- the LOC114187203 gene encoding boron transporter 1-like has protein sequence MEDTFVPFRGIKNDLQGRLMCYKQDWIGGLRAGFRILAPTTYIFFASAIPVISFGEQLERDTDGVLTAVQTLASTALCGIIQSIIGGQPLLILGVAEPTVIMYTFMFNFAKRRPELGSKLFLAWTGWVCMWTAILLFLLAILGACSIINRFTRLAGELFGLLIAMLFMQEAIKGLIHEFHIPERANPSSPEFQSSWRFGNGMFSLVLSFGLLLTALKSRKARSWRYGSGCLRGFIADYGVPLMVLVWTAISYIPAGSIPKGVPRRLFSPNPWSSGAFENWTVIKDMLNVPVLYIIGAFIPATMIAVLYYFDHSVASQLAQQKEFNLRKPPSFHYDLLLLGFMVIICGLIGIPPSNGVIPQSPMHTKSLATLKHQLLRNRLVAAARSSMRKLESLGQVYGSMQDAYWQMQTPLVHEESSSQGLKELKESTIQLASSMGSINAPVDESIFDVKKEIDDLLPVEVKEQRVSNLLQSVMVVGCVAAMPFLKMIPTSVLWGYFAFMAIENLPGNQFWERILLILTAPSRRYKVLEECHATYVETVPFKTIAVFTVFQTAYLLVCFGITWIPTAGVLFPLMIMFLVPVRQYILPKFFKGAHLQDLDAAEYEEVPALPFSLAAEGDLSKTASFADDGEIVDGIITRSRGEIRHVCSPKLMNSTPIISQELTTLQSPRLPDKV, from the exons ATGGAAGATACATTTGTTCCGTTTCGTGGAATTAAAAATGATCTTCAAGGGAGATTGATGTGTTACAAGCAAGATTGGATTGGTGGTCTTAGAGCAGGCTTCAG GATATTAGCCCCGACCACGTATATATTTTTTGCATCAGCAATTCCTGTTATTTCGTTTGGAGAACAATTGGAAAGAGACACAG ATGGAGTACTTACTGCAGTTCAAACTTTAGCATCTACTGCATTGTGTGGAATTATACAGTCTATTATAGGAGGCCAACCCTTACTGATTCTTGGAGTAGCAGAACCAACTGTAATTATGTATACATTCATGTTCAACTTTGCGAAAAGAAGGCCAGAATTGGGTTCAAAACTCTTTCTAGCATGGACTGGATG GGTATGCATGTGGACTGCCATCTTGTTGTTCCTATTGGCTATCTTGGGAGCTTGCTCCATCATCAACAGGTTCACTCGCCTTGCAGGGGAACTGTTTGGTCTTCTTATTGCAATGCTTTTTATGCAAGAGGCTATTAAA GGACTCATCCATGAGTTTCACATACCTGAGAGAGCAAACCCATCATCACCAGAGTTTCAATCTTCATGGAGATTTGGAAATGGCATGTTTTCTTTGGTTCTGTCATTTGGCCTCCTGCTTACAGCATTGAAAAGCCGAAAGGCAAGGTCTTGGCGATATGGATCAG GATGTTTACGAGGCTTCATAGCAGATTATGGTGTCCCATTGATGGTTCTAGTATGGACTGCCATTTCTTATATTCCAGCTGGAAGTATTCCAAAAGGAGTTCCTAGGCGTCTTTTCAGCCCAAATCCATGGTCCTCTGGTGCATTTGAAAACTGGACTGTCATAAAG GATATGCTGAATGTACCAGTTCTCTATATTATTGGAGCATTTATTCCAGCAACAATGATTGCTGTTCTATATTATTTCGACCATAGTGTGGCATCTCAGCTTGCTCAGCAGAAAGAATTCAATTTAAGAAAGCCACCTTCTTTCCATTATGATTTACTTCTATTGGGCTTCATG GTTATAATATGTGGTCTAATTGGAATTCCTCCGTCCAACGGTGTTATTCCACAATCTCCAATGCATACCAAAAGTTTAGCAACATTGAAGCATCAG TTACTTAGGAATCGGCTTGTTGCTGCAGCACGAAGTTCTATGAGAAAACTAGAAAGTTTGGGACAAGTATATGGAAGTATGCAAGATGCTTACTGGCAGATGCAAACCCCTCTAGTTCACGAGGAATCTTCCTCACAG GGACTTAAAGAGTTGAAAGAGTCAACAATTCAATTGGCATCAAGCATGGGGAGTATAAATGCCCCAGTTGACGAATCAATATTTGATGTCAAGAAGGAAATTGATGACTTGTTGCCTGTTGAGGTCAAAGAGCAACGAGTGAGCAACCTGCTCCAGTCTGTGATGGTAGTTGGATGTGTAGCAGCAATGCCTTTCCTGAAAATGATTCCAACTTCTGTGCTATGGGGTTATTTTGCTTTCATGGCCATTGAAAACTTACCTGGAAACCAGTTCTGGGAAcggattttattaattttaactgcTCCAAGCAGAAGATACaa AGTTCTGGAGGAGTGCCATGCAACTTATGTGGAAACCGTTCCATTCAAGACAATTGCAGTGTTTACAGTGTTCCAGACTGCTTACTTGCTTGTTTGTTTTGGTATCACTTGGATTCCAACAGCTGGTGTTCTATTCCCATTGATGATCATGTTTCTGGTCCCTGTAAGGCAATACATTCTGCCCAAGTTTTTCAAAGGAGCACACCTTCAAGACTTAGATGCTGCAGAATATGAAGAAGTACCTGCTTTACCATTCAGCCTAGCTGCT GAAGGGGACTTGAGCAAGACAGCTTCCTTTGCAGATGATGGAGAGATTGTAGATGGAATAATCACCAGAAGCAGGGGTGAGATAAGACATGTTTGCAGTCCTAAGTTAATGAACTCCACTCCAATCATATCCCAAGAGTTAACCACTCTTCAAAGTCCAAGGTTACCAGATAAGGTATAA